A stretch of Candidatus Dormiibacterota bacterium DNA encodes these proteins:
- the mutL gene encoding DNA mismatch repair endonuclease MutL produces the protein MSPIRLLPPAVADAIAAGEVVERPASVVKELCENAVDAGAARVDVEVEDGGLVRIRVSDDGEGIAAAELPLAVARHATSKIGGVGDLERVGSLGFRGEALASIAAVAEVVLASRRRDAAAGARLRVRGSETLEHGPAAHAPGTTVEVRDLFATTPARLRFLRTRRGEGAACVRAVADLALCRPEVAFSCRLDGRSALRTPGGVLLDALRGVLGAEAAGQLIEIAAEGEIEVGGAVSEPRAHRAGRGGVVLVVNRRRVHNRALGVAVEEAYRGLLPAGRHPFGVVTVALDPSAVDVNVHPAKREVRFREEGRVFAAVQRACWAVVQQQGRPHSAAMHWDGMLGDGARPMAALALHDSAGPHPYRRSGAGAWPPHPGGGAAAVEPASPPAEALAGGTAPPGGIAALSPLRSLGQAGTTWMVAESPLGVVLVDPHAAHEKVLYAELLAAWEPGAGSPRPGPAGASQLLLLPVLVEVDATAMARRAEHAGAIAALGFAIDEFGPRTLRCAAVPAACAGADVTRLLLELLDTLDGDPGGGPEAERRHRVAALLACHSAVRFGDALGAEEQQRLLDRLVSTPGGTTCPHGRPTAVLLDDAALRRAFRRP, from the coding sequence GTGAGCCCGATCCGGCTGCTGCCTCCCGCGGTCGCCGACGCCATCGCCGCCGGAGAGGTGGTCGAGCGCCCCGCGTCGGTGGTGAAGGAGCTCTGCGAGAACGCGGTCGACGCCGGCGCGGCCCGGGTCGACGTCGAGGTCGAGGATGGTGGCCTGGTGCGGATCCGGGTCAGCGACGACGGCGAGGGCATCGCCGCCGCCGAGCTCCCCCTCGCGGTGGCCCGCCACGCCACGTCGAAGATCGGCGGGGTCGGCGACCTCGAGCGGGTGGGCAGCCTCGGCTTCCGCGGGGAGGCGCTGGCGAGCATCGCCGCGGTCGCCGAGGTGGTGCTCGCCTCGCGCCGCCGCGACGCCGCGGCCGGGGCGCGGCTGCGGGTGCGCGGCTCGGAGACCCTCGAGCATGGCCCCGCCGCCCACGCACCGGGAACGACGGTGGAGGTCCGCGATCTCTTCGCGACCACGCCCGCCCGGCTCCGCTTCCTGCGCACCCGCCGGGGCGAGGGGGCCGCCTGCGTGCGCGCGGTCGCCGATCTCGCCCTCTGCCGTCCCGAGGTCGCGTTCAGCTGCCGCCTCGACGGTCGCAGCGCGCTCCGCACCCCCGGCGGGGTGCTCCTCGACGCGCTCCGCGGGGTGCTCGGCGCCGAGGCCGCCGGCCAGCTCATCGAGATCGCCGCCGAGGGCGAGATCGAGGTCGGCGGCGCCGTCTCCGAGCCCCGGGCGCACCGCGCCGGCCGGGGCGGGGTGGTGCTCGTGGTCAACCGCCGGCGGGTGCACAACCGCGCGCTGGGCGTCGCCGTGGAGGAGGCGTACCGCGGCCTGCTGCCCGCCGGTCGCCATCCCTTCGGCGTGGTCACGGTGGCGCTCGACCCCTCCGCCGTGGACGTCAACGTGCATCCGGCGAAGCGCGAGGTGCGGTTCCGCGAGGAGGGGAGGGTGTTCGCCGCGGTGCAGCGCGCCTGCTGGGCGGTGGTCCAGCAGCAGGGGCGCCCCCACAGCGCGGCGATGCACTGGGACGGGATGCTCGGCGACGGCGCCCGGCCGATGGCGGCACTCGCCCTCCACGACTCCGCCGGGCCCCACCCCTACCGGCGCAGCGGGGCCGGGGCGTGGCCGCCGCACCCCGGTGGCGGCGCCGCCGCGGTCGAGCCCGCCAGCCCGCCCGCGGAGGCGCTCGCCGGCGGCACCGCTCCGCCCGGGGGGATCGCCGCCCTCTCCCCGCTGCGCAGCCTCGGCCAGGCGGGGACCACCTGGATGGTCGCGGAGTCGCCGCTCGGGGTGGTGCTCGTCGACCCCCACGCCGCCCACGAGAAGGTGCTCTACGCGGAGCTGCTGGCCGCCTGGGAGCCCGGGGCGGGGTCGCCGCGACCGGGCCCGGCGGGCGCCTCCCAGCTGCTGCTGCTGCCGGTGCTGGTCGAGGTCGACGCCACCGCGATGGCGCGCCGGGCCGAGCACGCCGGCGCCATCGCCGCCCTCGGCTTCGCCATCGACGAGTTCGGCCCGCGGACGCTGCGCTGCGCCGCCGTCCCCGCCGCCTGCGCCGGCGCCGACGTGACCCGGCTGCTGCTCGAGCTCCTCGACACCCTCGACGGCGACCCCGGGGGCGGCCCGGAGGCGGAGCGGCGTCACCGCGTCGCCGCGCTGCTCGCCTGCCACAGCGCGGTGCGCTTCGGCGACGCGCTCGGCGCCGAGGAGCAGCAGCGGCTGCTCGACCGGCTCGTCAGCACGCCGGGGGGCACCACCTGTCCCCACGGGCGGCCGACCGCGGTGCTCCTCGACGACGCCGCCCTGCGACGCGCCTTCCGCCGTCCGTGA
- the miaA gene encoding tRNA (adenosine(37)-N6)-dimethylallyltransferase MiaA: MTPAPHLLVVAGPTATGKTPLAVAVAERLGAAELVNADSRQVIRGLTVGTCAPTAAELRGVPCHLLGVRDPGEPFTVAAWLHLARRAVAEIHGRGAVPVVVGGTGFFVGALVDGLDLADVEPDAATRERRFALGERPEGLAELAAELVLRDPDGAAGVDLRNPRRVVRALEILDGRGTLAVRGRSGALPATQVALTVAPELHRRLVEERSRRLLEGGGLLAEVEQALARGVARPALDAAGIGYREALAVLDGVCDVDGAVDSLVRRTLRYAKAQRTWFRRDPRILWLERDAGSVDGLAAEVIDALHQDARSGERLPGRRRP; encoded by the coding sequence GTGACCCCGGCCCCGCATCTGCTGGTGGTCGCCGGGCCGACCGCGACCGGCAAGACCCCGCTCGCCGTCGCCGTGGCCGAGCGCCTCGGCGCCGCCGAGCTGGTGAACGCCGACTCCCGGCAGGTGATCCGCGGCCTCACCGTGGGCACCTGCGCGCCCACCGCCGCTGAGCTGCGCGGCGTGCCCTGCCACCTGCTCGGGGTGCGCGACCCCGGCGAGCCCTTCACGGTGGCGGCCTGGCTCCACCTCGCTCGCCGCGCCGTCGCCGAGATCCACGGGCGCGGCGCCGTCCCGGTCGTGGTCGGCGGCACCGGCTTCTTCGTCGGCGCCCTGGTGGACGGACTCGACCTGGCCGACGTCGAGCCCGACGCCGCCACCCGGGAGCGGCGCTTCGCCCTGGGGGAGCGGCCCGAGGGTCTCGCCGAGCTCGCCGCCGAGCTGGTCCTGCGCGACCCCGACGGGGCCGCCGGGGTCGACCTGCGCAACCCGCGGCGGGTGGTGCGCGCCCTCGAGATCCTCGACGGCCGCGGCACCCTGGCGGTGCGCGGGCGCAGCGGTGCGCTGCCCGCCACCCAGGTGGCGCTGACGGTGGCGCCGGAGCTGCACCGCCGCCTCGTCGAGGAGCGCAGCCGCCGCCTCCTCGAAGGCGGCGGGCTGCTCGCCGAGGTCGAGCAGGCGCTGGCGCGGGGTGTCGCCCGGCCCGCGCTGGACGCCGCCGGGATCGGCTACCGCGAGGCGCTGGCGGTGCTCGACGGCGTCTGCGACGTCGACGGCGCGGTCGACTCGCTGGTGCGTCGTACCCTGAGGTACGCGAAGGCGCAGCGCACCTGGTTCCGGCGCGATCCCCGGATCCTCTGGCTGGAGCGCGACGCCGGATCCGTGGACGGGCTCGCCGCCGAGGTCATCGATGCGCTTCACCAAGATGCACGGTCTGGGGAACGACTTCCTGGTCGTCGACGACCGTGA
- the mutS gene encoding DNA mismatch repair protein MutS yields MTRRRRGGAPHAAAAGESPSPRSTVTLDDAGETPILREYRAVKERHPDAIVLARLGDFFEMLGADAERAAPILGVALTSRAYGSAGRLAMCGVPVHALTGYLRRLLEAGLRVVLWDQVEEATGRGLVRREVTRVLSAGMVLEDAFLEPARAVRCVVLAPLPGRVGLAALEASTGDLQLCEVAGGLDSAALAEECERLAAAELLLPEGCEAPATLAPRAVRTTLPGSLFDPVRAGERLREATGTASLRGLGVEGLGAAIAAGGAALAYCERSRIATGGGWLRVRPRALGEVMRLDPPARRNLELLGPLGGAGPGLLQLLDRTRTPMGARMLRGRLQEPLVEVEPIRARLDAVEALVAGRAARQRLGEALAGVRDLERLVGRCVQRLASPRDLAGVRAACEAMPLVAATVPGGGGALLVAAAAGCTAPEGLAGRLAEVLVDDPPAHAREGGAVRPGADAELDSLLAAGEGARVYIAGLEEEERRRTGIRSLRVSYNRIFGYYLEIPNAHRDAVPADYVRKQTLVGAERYITPALKEQETVVLGVRERAVARELEVLEACTALVASHAGALLAAAGCVAELDVTRAFAEISDELGWTRPTVDASTVLEVEAGRHPLVEHSLPAGAFVANDCVLDGGAAPIVILTGPNMAGKSTYLRQVALITLLAQVGCFVPARRARIGVCDRIFTRVGAHDDLAAGLSTFMVEMTETAAILNTATPRSLVILDEIGRGTSTYDGMSIAQAVVEHLAEAPQLRCRTLFATHYHELTALAGQLPRVRNARVEVVEDGDSVTFLHRIVEGGADRSYGIHVARLAGIPAGVVARARELLAELESARPLGPRTAPSAQLSLPLPAATHPVVEELGRLDLDGLTPLAALNKLAEWRHRVGTAESAT; encoded by the coding sequence GTGACCCGCCGACGCCGCGGCGGGGCGCCGCACGCCGCGGCGGCCGGAGAGAGCCCCTCGCCGCGGTCGACGGTGACCCTCGACGACGCCGGCGAGACCCCGATCCTGCGCGAGTACCGCGCCGTCAAGGAGCGGCACCCCGACGCGATCGTGCTCGCCCGCCTCGGCGACTTCTTCGAGATGCTCGGCGCGGATGCGGAGCGCGCCGCGCCGATCCTCGGGGTGGCGCTGACCAGCCGTGCCTATGGCAGCGCCGGGCGGCTTGCCATGTGCGGGGTGCCGGTGCACGCGCTCACCGGCTACCTGCGCCGGCTGCTCGAGGCGGGGCTGCGGGTGGTGCTCTGGGACCAGGTCGAGGAGGCCACCGGGCGTGGCCTGGTGCGCCGCGAGGTCACCCGGGTGCTCAGCGCCGGGATGGTGCTCGAGGACGCGTTCCTCGAGCCCGCCCGGGCGGTGCGCTGCGTCGTCCTGGCCCCGCTGCCCGGGCGGGTCGGGCTGGCGGCGCTGGAGGCGAGCACCGGCGACCTCCAGCTCTGCGAGGTCGCCGGCGGCCTCGACTCCGCCGCGCTTGCCGAGGAGTGCGAGCGCCTGGCCGCGGCCGAGCTGCTCCTCCCCGAGGGGTGCGAGGCGCCGGCGACGCTGGCGCCGCGGGCGGTCCGCACCACCCTGCCGGGGTCGCTCTTCGACCCGGTGCGCGCCGGCGAGCGGCTTCGCGAGGCCACCGGCACCGCCAGCCTGCGCGGGCTCGGGGTCGAGGGGCTGGGCGCCGCCATCGCCGCCGGTGGCGCCGCCCTCGCCTACTGTGAGCGCTCCCGCATCGCCACCGGCGGCGGCTGGCTGCGGGTGCGCCCCCGGGCGCTGGGGGAGGTGATGCGCCTCGACCCGCCGGCGCGCCGCAACCTCGAGCTGCTCGGCCCCCTCGGCGGTGCCGGCCCGGGGCTGCTCCAGCTGCTCGACCGCACCCGCACCCCGATGGGGGCGCGGATGCTGCGCGGCCGCCTCCAGGAGCCGCTGGTCGAGGTGGAGCCGATCCGCGCCCGCCTCGACGCGGTCGAGGCGCTGGTCGCCGGCCGCGCCGCCCGCCAGCGGCTCGGCGAGGCGCTCGCCGGGGTGCGCGACCTGGAGCGGCTGGTGGGCCGCTGCGTCCAGCGGCTGGCCTCGCCCCGCGACCTCGCCGGGGTGCGCGCCGCCTGCGAGGCGATGCCGCTGGTCGCCGCCACCGTCCCCGGCGGGGGAGGGGCACTGCTCGTCGCCGCCGCCGCCGGCTGCACCGCCCCCGAGGGGCTCGCCGGCCGGCTGGCCGAGGTGCTCGTCGACGACCCGCCCGCCCACGCCCGCGAGGGCGGCGCGGTACGTCCCGGCGCCGACGCCGAGCTCGACTCGCTGCTGGCGGCGGGGGAGGGGGCGCGCGTCTACATCGCCGGGCTCGAGGAGGAGGAGCGGCGCCGCACCGGCATCCGCTCGCTCCGGGTGAGCTACAACCGCATCTTCGGGTACTACCTCGAGATCCCCAACGCCCACCGCGACGCGGTGCCCGCCGACTACGTCCGCAAGCAGACCCTGGTCGGCGCCGAGCGCTACATCACCCCGGCGCTCAAGGAGCAGGAGACGGTGGTCCTCGGGGTCCGCGAGCGCGCCGTCGCCCGCGAGCTCGAGGTGCTCGAGGCCTGCACCGCGCTGGTCGCGAGCCACGCCGGGGCGCTGCTCGCCGCCGCCGGCTGCGTCGCCGAGCTCGACGTCACCCGGGCGTTCGCGGAGATCTCGGACGAGCTCGGCTGGACGCGTCCGACCGTCGACGCCTCCACCGTGCTGGAGGTCGAGGCGGGACGCCATCCGCTGGTCGAGCACAGCCTGCCGGCGGGCGCCTTCGTCGCCAACGACTGCGTCCTCGACGGCGGCGCGGCGCCGATCGTCATCCTCACCGGCCCGAACATGGCGGGCAAGTCGACCTACCTGCGGCAGGTGGCGCTGATCACCCTGCTCGCCCAGGTGGGCTGCTTCGTGCCCGCGCGCCGGGCCCGGATCGGCGTCTGCGACCGCATCTTCACCCGGGTGGGCGCCCACGACGACCTCGCCGCCGGGCTCTCCACCTTCATGGTGGAGATGACCGAGACCGCGGCCATCCTCAACACCGCGACCCCACGCAGCCTGGTGATCCTCGACGAGATCGGGCGGGGCACCTCCACCTACGACGGGATGAGCATCGCCCAGGCGGTGGTCGAGCACCTCGCCGAGGCCCCGCAGCTGCGCTGCCGCACCCTCTTCGCGACCCACTACCACGAGCTCACCGCGCTCGCCGGGCAGCTGCCGCGGGTGCGCAACGCGCGGGTCGAGGTGGTCGAGGACGGCGACAGCGTCACCTTCCTCCACCGCATCGTCGAGGGCGGCGCCGACCGCTCCTACGGCATCCACGTCGCCCGCCTCGCCGGCATCCCCGCCGGGGTGGTGGCCCGGGCGCGGGAGCTGCTGGCCGAGCTCGAGAGCGCGCGGCCGCTGGGGCCCCGCACCGCCCCCAGCGCCCAGCTGAGCCTGCCCCTGCCCGCCGCCACCCACCCCGTGGTCGAGGAGCTGGGGCGGCTCGACCTCGACGGGCTCACCCCGCTGGCGGCGCTGAACAAGCTCGCCGAGTGGCGGCACCGGGTGGGCACCGCCGAGTCCGCGACGTGA
- a CDS encoding cytochrome c oxidase assembly protein — translation MARPAPTDPTLSPVLLAALAVVAVVVVAALISGRRRRESLFGLRPWCAMLALILLAIAYVSPLATLAAHYLLTAHLIQVTLVMGFVPPLLLLGLDPAAGMRSRWGRRLEWLAHPALAIVLVNVVFFGWHAGPLYRACLRHPELYSLQQVSLLAVSLAFWWPIVKPGGCGRWCMGSLGKLGYILLATIPQTFAGLLFALAHRAFYTDYADAARSLGVNPLTDQQLAGACMALLSKLALFAAFSVVLWRMLEPGGADGDADDDSGGGDGRDAPLPVRPGAPAWLGLLDRPRLRDEPPAPRRPATVVRR, via the coding sequence ATGGCCAGGCCCGCTCCGACCGACCCGACCCTCAGCCCGGTGCTGCTGGCTGCGCTCGCCGTGGTCGCCGTCGTGGTGGTCGCGGCCCTGATCTCCGGCCGGCGGCGGCGCGAGTCGCTGTTCGGCCTGCGGCCCTGGTGCGCGATGCTCGCCCTGATCCTCCTCGCCATCGCCTACGTCTCCCCGCTGGCGACCCTCGCCGCCCACTACCTGCTCACCGCCCACCTCATCCAGGTGACGCTGGTGATGGGCTTCGTCCCCCCGCTGCTGCTCCTCGGTCTCGACCCCGCCGCGGGGATGCGGTCGCGCTGGGGGCGGCGGCTGGAGTGGCTCGCCCACCCGGCGCTCGCCATCGTGCTCGTGAACGTGGTCTTCTTCGGCTGGCACGCCGGCCCCCTCTACCGCGCCTGCCTCCGGCACCCGGAGCTGTACTCGCTCCAGCAGGTCAGCCTGCTCGCCGTCTCGCTCGCCTTCTGGTGGCCGATCGTCAAGCCCGGTGGGTGCGGGCGGTGGTGCATGGGCTCGCTCGGCAAGCTCGGCTACATTCTCCTGGCCACCATCCCCCAGACCTTCGCCGGGCTGCTCTTCGCGCTCGCCCACCGCGCCTTCTACACCGACTACGCGGACGCCGCGCGCAGCCTCGGGGTCAACCCGCTCACCGATCAGCAGCTGGCCGGCGCGTGCATGGCGCTGCTCAGCAAGCTCGCCCTCTTCGCCGCCTTCAGCGTGGTGCTCTGGCGGATGCTCGAGCCCGGCGGCGCCGACGGTGACGCCGACGACGACAGCGGCGGCGGCGACGGTCGCGATGCCCCGCTGCCGGTGCGTCCCGGTGCCCCCGCCTGGCTCGGCCTGCTCGACCGCCCCCGGCTGCGGGACGAGCCGCCGGCGCCGCGCCGTCCCGCCACCGTCGTCCGTCGCTGA
- the dapF gene encoding diaminopimelate epimerase, whose amino-acid sequence MRFTKMHGLGNDFLVVDDREPHPVDWAALAPLACARRTGVGADGILLIQRSEVADLRLRVVNADGSEPEMCGNGVRCAALLAAETGAGGAVVRWETPAGVVTTELLGEGAVRVDMGRPRLDPAAVPFVHDGVRALDVPVDVEGEVLRVSAVGMGNPHCVVLVDGDLDTAPLARLGGGLQRHPRFPAGANVEFVQPVSRTRVRQRTLERGVGETDACGTGACATAVALTALGLADPPLEVELRGGVLTIAWEPGGPVLMTGPAEIVFRGELAGV is encoded by the coding sequence ATGCGCTTCACCAAGATGCACGGTCTGGGGAACGACTTCCTGGTCGTCGACGACCGTGAGCCGCACCCCGTCGACTGGGCCGCGCTGGCCCCGCTCGCCTGCGCCCGCCGCACCGGCGTGGGCGCCGACGGCATCCTCCTCATCCAGCGCTCGGAGGTCGCCGACCTGCGCCTCCGGGTGGTGAACGCCGACGGCAGCGAGCCCGAGATGTGCGGCAACGGGGTGCGCTGTGCCGCCCTGCTCGCCGCCGAGACCGGCGCCGGGGGCGCGGTGGTGCGCTGGGAGACCCCGGCGGGGGTGGTGACCACCGAGCTGCTCGGCGAGGGGGCGGTCCGCGTGGACATGGGCCGGCCCCGTCTCGACCCTGCCGCGGTGCCCTTCGTGCACGACGGCGTGCGCGCCCTCGACGTGCCCGTCGACGTCGAGGGCGAGGTGCTGCGGGTGAGCGCGGTGGGGATGGGCAACCCCCACTGCGTGGTGCTGGTCGACGGCGACCTCGACACCGCTCCGCTGGCCCGGCTGGGCGGAGGGCTGCAGCGCCACCCCCGCTTCCCCGCCGGCGCCAACGTCGAGTTCGTCCAGCCGGTGTCCCGAACCCGGGTCCGCCAGCGCACCCTGGAGCGCGGGGTGGGGGAGACCGACGCCTGCGGCACCGGCGCCTGCGCCACCGCGGTGGCGCTGACCGCGCTGGGGCTCGCCGACCCTCCCCTCGAGGTGGAGCTGCGCGGCGGGGTGCTCACGATCGCCTGGGAGCCGGGCGGTCCGGTGCTGATGACCGGGCCGGCGGAGATCGTGTTCCGCGGCGAGCTGGCCGGCGTGTGA
- a CDS encoding TIGR01777 family oxidoreductase, giving the protein MRVVLTGATGTIGTAVAAALQRRGDEVVALTRDPDRAHRGLSGVELHAWPRPASAPPPEAALAGADAVVHLLGEPVAQRWTESARREISDSRVLSTRSLVAAIAGLPEDRRPRTLVSQSATGFYGPHGDEWLDERSPAGADFLAGVVVAWEREALAAADASGLRVVVARTGVVLSPEGGALAKMLPPFRLGAGGPVAGGRQWVSWVHLDDVAGALLHCVDDAGAAGPVNVVAPTPVTNAELSRTLGAVLRRPAVTPVPALALRLLYGEMASMVTTGQRVSAGRLLGLGYAVRYPDLEPALRQLLGAP; this is encoded by the coding sequence ATGCGCGTGGTGCTCACCGGAGCCACCGGGACGATCGGCACCGCGGTGGCCGCCGCCCTGCAGCGCCGCGGCGACGAGGTCGTGGCCCTGACCCGGGACCCAGACCGTGCCCACCGAGGGCTCTCGGGCGTGGAGCTCCACGCGTGGCCCCGCCCGGCGTCGGCCCCGCCGCCCGAGGCCGCGCTCGCCGGCGCGGACGCCGTCGTCCACCTGCTCGGCGAGCCGGTGGCGCAGCGCTGGACCGAGAGCGCCAGGCGCGAGATCTCCGACTCCCGGGTGCTCTCCACCCGTTCGCTGGTCGCCGCCATCGCCGGGCTGCCGGAGGATCGGAGGCCGCGGACGCTGGTGTCGCAGTCGGCGACCGGCTTCTACGGCCCTCACGGCGACGAATGGCTCGACGAGCGGTCGCCGGCGGGCGCCGACTTCCTCGCCGGAGTGGTCGTCGCCTGGGAGCGCGAGGCCCTCGCGGCGGCCGATGCCTCGGGCCTGCGGGTGGTCGTCGCGCGCACCGGGGTGGTGCTCTCGCCGGAGGGCGGGGCGCTCGCCAAGATGCTCCCGCCCTTCCGTCTCGGCGCCGGAGGGCCGGTCGCCGGCGGGCGCCAGTGGGTCAGCTGGGTGCACCTCGACGACGTCGCCGGCGCGCTCCTGCACTGCGTCGACGATGCCGGGGCGGCGGGACCGGTCAACGTGGTCGCGCCCACCCCGGTCACCAACGCCGAGCTGTCGAGAACCCTGGGCGCCGTGCTCCGCCGTCCCGCGGTGACGCCCGTCCCCGCGCTGGCGCTGCGCCTCCTCTACGGCGAGATGGCGTCGATGGTCACCACCGGGCAGCGGGTGTCGGCCGGGCGCCTGCTCGGTCTCGGCTATGCCGTCCGGTATCCGGACCTCGAGCCTGCGCTGCGGCAGCTGCTGGGCGCCCCATAG
- a CDS encoding LysM peptidoglycan-binding domain-containing protein, whose protein sequence is MTNLLHDFAPANARRRRRRMRAIERRILLALAGALILLVLLGNVVYGGSSGGTQVVTVGPGDTVWSIASAHYPDDGDLRQRVDDILSINHLSGGTLVPGQALTIPPP, encoded by the coding sequence ATGACCAACCTCCTCCACGACTTCGCCCCCGCCAACGCCCGCCGGCGCCGGCGCCGCATGCGCGCCATCGAACGGCGCATCCTGCTCGCGCTCGCCGGGGCGCTGATCCTCCTCGTGCTCCTCGGGAACGTGGTCTACGGCGGCAGCAGCGGTGGCACCCAGGTGGTCACCGTGGGCCCCGGTGACACGGTCTGGAGCATCGCCTCCGCGCACTACCCCGACGACGGCGACCTGCGTCAGCGGGTCGACGACATCCTGTCCATCAACCACCTCAGTGGCGGGACGCTGGTGCCGGGCCAGGCGCTGACGATCCCGCCGCCATAG
- a CDS encoding LL-diaminopimelate aminotransferase, with the protein MSAAARLAGIPEYFFAGIRERVAQLRAEGVDVIGLDVGDPDLPTPPAIVERAEAALRDPGNHRYPAYAGLDELRAAIAAWYRRRFGVELDPDTQVLPLLGSKEGIAHLPLAVVDPGDVVLVPDPGYAVYASGALMAGGEPHRLRLRPERGFLPDLGAVPDAVAARARLLWLNYPNNPTAAVAPSEFLDGAVAFCAERGILCAHDAPYSEITFDGYRAPSLLQSPGALEVGVEFHSLSKTYNMTGWRVGMAVGSAAAIRLLARVKSNVDSGIFAVVQRAALAALDEPPEALAARNALIAGRQTRLCAAFAAVGVEIPRSRATFYLWAPVPGDGDSRAFAARLLDRAAVSVTPGVAFGPGGEGFFRVSLTAPEDRIDEACRRIRALGG; encoded by the coding sequence GTGAGCGCCGCCGCCCGGCTGGCAGGGATCCCCGAGTACTTCTTCGCCGGCATCCGGGAGCGGGTGGCGCAGCTCCGCGCCGAGGGCGTCGACGTGATCGGGCTCGACGTCGGCGACCCCGACCTGCCGACGCCGCCGGCGATCGTCGAGCGCGCCGAGGCCGCGCTGCGCGACCCCGGCAACCACCGCTACCCGGCCTACGCCGGGCTCGACGAGCTGCGCGCCGCCATCGCCGCGTGGTACCGGCGGCGCTTCGGCGTCGAGCTCGACCCCGACACCCAGGTGCTGCCGCTGCTGGGCAGCAAGGAGGGCATCGCCCACCTCCCCCTCGCGGTGGTCGACCCCGGAGACGTGGTGCTGGTGCCCGACCCCGGGTACGCGGTGTACGCCAGCGGGGCGCTGATGGCCGGGGGCGAGCCCCACCGCCTCCGACTGCGACCGGAGCGGGGCTTCCTCCCCGACCTCGGCGCCGTGCCCGACGCGGTGGCGGCGCGGGCCCGGCTGCTCTGGCTGAACTACCCGAACAACCCCACCGCGGCGGTGGCGCCCTCGGAGTTCCTCGACGGGGCGGTGGCCTTCTGCGCCGAGCGCGGCATCCTCTGCGCCCACGACGCGCCGTACAGCGAGATCACCTTCGACGGCTACCGGGCCCCCAGCCTGCTCCAGTCGCCGGGGGCGCTCGAGGTGGGCGTCGAGTTCCACTCGCTGAGCAAGACCTACAACATGACCGGCTGGCGGGTGGGGATGGCGGTGGGCAGCGCCGCGGCGATCCGACTGCTCGCCCGGGTGAAGAGCAATGTCGACAGCGGCATCTTCGCGGTGGTGCAGCGGGCCGCGCTGGCGGCGCTCGACGAGCCCCCGGAGGCGCTGGCGGCGCGCAATGCGCTGATCGCCGGCCGGCAGACCCGGCTCTGCGCGGCATTTGCCGCCGTCGGCGTCGAGATCCCCCGCAGCCGCGCCACCTTCTACCTCTGGGCGCCGGTGCCCGGGGACGGCGACAGTCGCGCCTTCGCCGCCCGGCTGCTCGACCGCGCCGCTGTCAGCGTCACCCCCGGAGTCGCCTTCGGGCCCGGCGGCGAGGGGTTCTTCCGGGTGTCGCTGACCGCTCCCGAGGACCGGATTGACGAGGCCTGCCGGCGCATCCGCGCCCTCGGCGGCTGA
- the lexA gene encoding transcriptional repressor LexA, whose protein sequence is MVEGLNPRQREILEFLRNHARNHAYPPTVREIGQAVGLSSSSTVQNHLNALEQKGHIRRDPTKSRTVEVVGDEPVAVPRSFSVPLVGRVAAGGPILAEENIEDRIVLGPEIAGGDDAFALHVRGDSMIECGIHDGDMVVVRPQSDASNGQIVVARIENEQTGEHEVTVKRFFREAGRIRLQPENRALEPIYVRDLHLEGVVVAVVRVLR, encoded by the coding sequence ATGGTCGAGGGCCTCAATCCGCGGCAGCGGGAAATCCTGGAATTCCTCAGGAATCACGCCCGCAATCACGCATACCCGCCCACCGTCCGAGAGATCGGGCAGGCGGTCGGGCTCAGCTCCTCGTCGACGGTGCAGAACCACCTGAATGCGTTGGAGCAGAAGGGTCACATCCGTCGCGACCCCACCAAGTCCCGCACGGTCGAGGTGGTCGGCGACGAGCCGGTGGCGGTCCCGCGGAGCTTCTCGGTCCCGCTGGTCGGTCGGGTGGCCGCCGGTGGTCCCATCCTCGCCGAGGAGAACATCGAGGACCGCATCGTGCTCGGGCCGGAGATCGCCGGCGGCGACGACGCCTTCGCGCTGCACGTCCGCGGCGACAGCATGATCGAGTGCGGCATCCACGATGGCGACATGGTGGTCGTCCGCCCCCAGAGCGACGCCAGCAACGGCCAGATCGTGGTGGCGCGCATCGAGAACGAGCAGACCGGGGAGCACGAGGTCACCGTGAAGCGCTTCTTCCGCGAGGCGGGGCGCATCCGGCTGCAGCCCGAGAACCGCGCGCTCGAGCCCATCTACGTCCGCGACCTCCACCTCGAGGGTGTGGTGGTCGCGGTGGTGCGCGTCCTCCGCTAG
- a CDS encoding NUDIX hydrolase: MHAREIRIRVAVLIQDGDRVLLVQHLKNGRRYRLLPGGGVEVGETLAAAAERELREETGYEVDVGRLLLLCESVAPLGRHLVNLVYAGSIRGGSLRAGMDGRLVGVAWEPVEDLATLEMYPPIGPEVLACCREGLAGPVRVLGNVWREQLPR, from the coding sequence ATGCACGCGCGCGAGATCCGGATCCGCGTGGCGGTGCTCATCCAGGACGGCGATCGGGTCCTGCTGGTCCAGCACCTGAAGAACGGCCGCCGCTACCGGCTGCTGCCCGGCGGTGGCGTCGAGGTGGGGGAGACCCTGGCCGCCGCCGCCGAGCGCGAGCTTCGTGAGGAGACCGGCTACGAGGTCGACGTCGGCCGCCTGCTGCTGCTCTGCGAGTCGGTGGCGCCGCTCGGCCGCCATCTCGTGAACCTGGTCTACGCCGGGAGCATCCGCGGCGGCAGCCTCCGCGCGGGCATGGACGGCCGCCTCGTCGGCGTCGCCTGGGAGCCGGTGGAGGATCTCGCCACCCTGGAGATGTACCCGCCCATCGGCCCCGAGGTCCTGGCCTGCTGTCGCGAGGGGCTGGCCGGGCCGGTGCGGGTCCTCGGCAACGTCTGGCGCGAGCAGCTGCCCCGCTGA